One genomic segment of Chitinibacter sp. FCG-7 includes these proteins:
- the trxC gene encoding thioredoxin TrxC encodes MTMQDTNVQIGCPHCHAVNRLEAARLNEAPNCGACKAPLLAGAPIAATKESLPLILKHSKLPVVIDFWAPWCGPCQQFGPTFAAAAKDMAGKMLFIKVDTEAQPELGNQFRVRSIPTLLVVEGNAELERVSGALSPGQFKAWLMQFL; translated from the coding sequence ATGACTATGCAGGACACGAATGTGCAAATTGGATGCCCTCATTGCCACGCGGTAAACCGTCTGGAAGCGGCGCGTCTGAACGAAGCGCCCAACTGCGGCGCCTGTAAAGCGCCTTTGCTGGCGGGCGCGCCGATTGCGGCCACCAAGGAATCACTACCGCTGATTTTGAAACACAGCAAATTGCCGGTGGTGATTGATTTTTGGGCCCCGTGGTGCGGGCCGTGCCAGCAGTTTGGCCCGACTTTTGCGGCAGCGGCCAAGGATATGGCAGGCAAAATGCTGTTTATTAAAGTCGATACCGAGGCGCAGCCGGAGCTGGGTAATCAATTCCGCGTACGCAGTATTCCAACGCTGCTGGTGGTGGAGGGTAATGCCGAGCTGGAGAGGGTGTCTGGTGCCTTGTCGCCAGGGCAATTCAAAGCCTGGTTAATGCAGTTTTTATAA
- a CDS encoding YgaP family membrane protein: MNNVGGLDRMARIAIGLALIVLAAVGVIGVWGFIGLVPLATGLLRSCPLYKVFGFSTCPISKE, encoded by the coding sequence ATGAACAATGTAGGTGGTTTGGATCGCATGGCCAGAATTGCCATCGGGCTGGCATTGATTGTGCTGGCTGCTGTTGGCGTGATCGGCGTCTGGGGTTTTATTGGCCTTGTACCACTGGCAACTGGGCTCCTGCGCTCTTGTCCTTTGTATAAGGTTTTCGGCTTTAGCACTTGTCCGATTAGCAAGGAATAA
- the pbpG gene encoding D-alanyl-D-alanine endopeptidase, producing MPKLFRPLCALITCAFLAATPALAAKNTAEKTGTSAKKSSTKKSAIAQKKSPQKYSKAKKQTTRIARQSTRTINIKQRAIAGARSDVQISRVNASPINFYSPGVQSAGVVVLNQQTGEVMYERNADNVVPIASITKLMTAMVVLDARLPLNELISVTHDDVDTLKNTGSRLAVGTTLTRGEMLLLALMSSENRAASALGHAFPGGRAHFIRKMNEKAQQLGMTHARFYDSTGLNPQNVATPRDLSLMVKAAQRYPEIHQFSTSSEYTFISNLTNNLMTYRNTNPLVKDPDWSIGVSKTGFINEAGRCIVMQATINSMPVVMILMDSAGKQTRIGDVQRIRRWIEETRQNNYRAG from the coding sequence ATGCCTAAGTTATTTCGCCCACTATGCGCCCTGATTACCTGCGCATTTTTAGCGGCAACCCCAGCTCTTGCAGCTAAAAATACTGCAGAAAAAACAGGCACTTCAGCCAAAAAATCCAGCACAAAAAAATCGGCCATTGCGCAAAAAAAATCGCCGCAAAAGTACAGCAAAGCCAAAAAGCAAACTACCCGAATCGCCAGACAATCAACACGCACGATTAACATCAAGCAGCGCGCCATAGCCGGTGCGCGTAGCGATGTGCAGATCTCGCGCGTTAATGCCAGCCCAATCAATTTTTACAGCCCGGGCGTGCAATCGGCTGGCGTGGTGGTACTCAACCAGCAAACGGGCGAGGTCATGTACGAGCGCAATGCGGACAATGTGGTGCCGATTGCCTCGATCACCAAGCTGATGACCGCCATGGTGGTGCTGGATGCCAGACTGCCACTGAACGAGCTGATCAGCGTCACCCACGATGACGTTGATACATTGAAAAACACCGGATCACGCCTAGCCGTCGGCACCACGCTGACGCGAGGTGAGATGTTGCTACTGGCCTTGATGTCGTCGGAAAACCGGGCAGCCTCGGCATTAGGCCATGCTTTCCCGGGTGGCCGAGCGCATTTCATCCGCAAAATGAATGAAAAAGCCCAGCAACTGGGCATGACGCATGCACGTTTTTACGATTCAACCGGGTTGAACCCGCAAAACGTCGCTACGCCACGCGATTTGTCGCTAATGGTCAAAGCCGCACAGCGCTACCCGGAAATCCACCAATTCTCGACGTCCAGCGAATACACTTTTATTTCCAATCTGACCAATAATCTGATGACCTATCGCAACACCAATCCGCTGGTCAAAGACCCGGACTGGAGTATTGGCGTATCGAAAACCGGCTTTATCAATGAAGCAGGCCGCTGCATCGTGATGCAAGCCACGATCAACAGCATGCCAGTGGTGATGATTTTGATGGATTCGGCGGGTAAACAAACGCGAATCGGCGACGTGCAGCGCATTCGCCGCTGGATTGAGGAAACGCGGCAAAATAATTACCGCGCAGGCTGA
- a CDS encoding PHA/PHB synthase family protein — protein sequence MLNHPAMQAFFEQLTQTNRQWTEQWAKAFPVAEPSQHLTVMHEMLHKLQQSQPSLLGAQTAFYQQQMDLWLGLIGAKPGVKVVEAEKSDRRFNAPEWDTPIFDYIRQNYLLTSKWLLDQINSPQYDDATREKMSFFTRQYIDAMSPSNFAFTNPEVMKLALETKGESLQEGMKQLLADMQKGSITMTDESQFEVGKNLAVTPGEVIFENDLFQLIQYTPSTPEVYSRPLLVVPPCVNKYYIMDLQPANSMMSYIVSQGFTTFLVSWKSIEPHQGNLQWDDYIESGVIKAAEVVREISKAEKINVLSFCIGGELVSTAMPVMKARGLDWFESVTLMTVMLDHTDPGEIKHFIDWNIVRQREAQKEGVIGGKELARTFSALRSNDLIWNYVVNNYLKGKNPAPFDLLYWNSDSANLALPMHTFFLKNMYLENNLLKPNSFSLCGTPIDLTTINVPTYIFAAREDHIVPWQSAFATTKIFKGPIRFVLGASGHIAGAINPVSTNKRNYWVNDNVALNSEDWFNSAESRPGSWWQDWSAWLAPHSGSQVAAPKKAGNTKYKMIEPAPGRYVKAKVV from the coding sequence GTGCTGAACCATCCCGCCATGCAAGCTTTTTTCGAGCAATTAACCCAGACTAACCGTCAATGGACAGAGCAATGGGCCAAAGCATTTCCTGTGGCTGAACCTAGCCAGCATCTGACCGTAATGCATGAAATGCTGCACAAATTGCAACAATCGCAGCCTAGCTTGCTCGGTGCGCAAACCGCTTTTTATCAGCAGCAAATGGATTTGTGGCTGGGGCTGATTGGGGCCAAGCCGGGTGTCAAAGTGGTTGAAGCTGAAAAAAGCGATCGCCGTTTTAATGCGCCGGAATGGGATACGCCGATTTTTGACTATATCCGCCAGAATTACCTGCTGACGTCCAAATGGCTGCTCGATCAAATCAATTCACCACAGTATGACGATGCGACGCGCGAAAAAATGTCGTTCTTTACCCGCCAGTATATCGACGCAATGAGCCCGAGCAATTTTGCTTTCACCAATCCCGAGGTGATGAAACTCGCGCTGGAAACCAAGGGTGAAAGTCTGCAGGAAGGGATGAAGCAATTGCTCGCCGACATGCAAAAAGGCTCGATCACCATGACTGATGAAAGTCAGTTTGAAGTGGGCAAAAATCTGGCCGTGACGCCGGGCGAGGTGATTTTCGAGAATGATTTATTCCAGCTGATCCAGTACACCCCAAGTACCCCCGAGGTGTATAGCCGCCCACTGCTAGTAGTTCCGCCGTGTGTGAACAAATACTACATTATGGATTTGCAGCCAGCCAATTCGATGATGAGCTATATCGTGAGCCAGGGCTTTACCACTTTCCTGGTTTCATGGAAATCAATCGAGCCACATCAAGGCAATTTGCAGTGGGACGATTACATCGAAAGCGGCGTGATCAAGGCTGCCGAAGTGGTGCGTGAAATCAGCAAAGCTGAAAAAATCAATGTTCTGTCGTTCTGCATTGGTGGCGAGCTGGTGTCTACCGCGATGCCGGTCATGAAGGCGCGTGGTCTGGATTGGTTTGAGTCGGTCACGCTGATGACCGTGATGCTCGATCACACCGACCCGGGCGAAATCAAGCACTTTATCGACTGGAATATTGTTCGTCAGCGCGAAGCACAGAAAGAAGGCGTGATCGGCGGCAAGGAGCTGGCGCGTACCTTCTCGGCACTACGCTCAAATGATCTGATCTGGAATTATGTCGTTAATAATTACCTGAAAGGCAAAAACCCGGCACCTTTTGATTTGCTGTACTGGAACAGCGATTCAGCTAATCTGGCTTTGCCGATGCATACCTTCTTCCTGAAGAATATGTATCTGGAAAACAATCTGCTTAAACCCAATTCATTCAGCCTATGCGGCACGCCGATTGATCTGACGACGATTAATGTGCCGACTTACATTTTTGCCGCGCGTGAAGACCATATCGTGCCTTGGCAGTCGGCTTTTGCCACGACCAAAATTTTCAAAGGCCCAATCCGTTTTGTACTCGGCGCATCAGGCCATATTGCTGGCGCGATCAATCCGGTTTCGACCAATAAGCGCAATTACTGGGTTAATGACAATGTCGCACTCAATTCTGAGGACTGGTTTAACAGTGCCGAATCTCGTCCTGGCAGCTGGTGGCAGGATTGGTCGGCCTGGTTGGCCCCGCATTCAGGCAGCCAAGTCGCCGCGCCGAAAAAAGCAGGCAATACCAAATACAAAATGATCGAGCCAGCGCCTGGTCGTTATGTTAAAGCCAAAGTCGTTTGA
- a CDS encoding acetyl-CoA C-acetyltransferase, producing the protein MTEVVIVAAGRTALGNFSGGLAKVAAPELGATVIRALLEKTGVKAEQVSEVILGNVLTAGLGQNPARQAVRRAGLPDAVPGLTINQVCGSGLKAVALGAQAILAGDAEIVIAGGQENMSASPHILNGSRDGFRMGNASLVDSMVYDGLTDAYNNYHMGVTAENIAKKYSITREEQDALALSSQQKAAAAQAAGRFVDEIIPVVIPQKKGDPVVFNQDEFIKPNTTAESLGKLRAAFDKEGTVTAGNASGINDGAAAVLLMSRDKANELGLTVLASIKASASTGLDPSIMGMGPVSATQKALAKAGWSIDDLDLIEANEAFAAQALGVARELKWDLNKVNVNGGAIALGHPIGASGCRVLVTLIHEMVRRDAKKGLATLCIGGGMGVALCVER; encoded by the coding sequence ATGACTGAAGTGGTTATTGTTGCAGCTGGCCGTACAGCCTTGGGCAATTTCTCTGGTGGCCTGGCCAAAGTGGCTGCGCCGGAATTGGGCGCAACCGTGATTCGTGCCTTGCTCGAAAAAACCGGTGTGAAAGCTGAACAAGTGTCAGAAGTCATTTTGGGCAATGTATTGACTGCCGGTCTGGGCCAGAATCCAGCGCGTCAGGCCGTACGCCGTGCCGGTTTGCCAGATGCAGTGCCAGGCTTGACGATCAATCAGGTGTGCGGTTCTGGTCTGAAAGCGGTGGCCCTGGGCGCGCAAGCGATTCTGGCTGGTGATGCTGAGATCGTGATTGCCGGTGGTCAGGAAAACATGTCGGCCAGCCCGCATATCCTGAACGGCAGCCGCGATGGTTTCCGTATGGGTAACGCCAGCCTCGTTGATAGCATGGTGTACGACGGCCTGACTGACGCGTACAACAACTATCACATGGGTGTGACGGCAGAAAACATTGCCAAAAAATACAGTATTACGCGTGAAGAGCAAGATGCTTTGGCATTGTCTTCACAGCAAAAAGCCGCTGCAGCGCAAGCCGCTGGCCGCTTTGTTGATGAAATCATTCCGGTGGTGATTCCGCAAAAGAAAGGCGACCCTGTCGTTTTCAACCAAGACGAATTCATCAAGCCCAACACCACGGCCGAGTCACTGGGCAAACTGCGCGCCGCTTTTGACAAAGAAGGCACAGTAACAGCGGGTAATGCATCGGGTATTAACGACGGTGCAGCCGCTGTGTTGCTAATGAGCCGTGACAAAGCCAATGAATTGGGTCTGACGGTACTGGCTTCGATCAAGGCCTCGGCGAGTACCGGTCTTGATCCAAGCATTATGGGTATGGGCCCGGTATCGGCGACGCAAAAGGCTTTGGCTAAAGCGGGCTGGAGCATTGATGATCTGGATTTGATCGAAGCCAACGAAGCGTTTGCCGCTCAAGCCCTGGGCGTGGCGCGCGAGCTAAAATGGGATCTGAACAAAGTGAATGTGAACGGCGGCGCGATTGCCTTGGGCCACCCGATTGGCGCGTCAGGCTGCCGTGTATTGGTCACGCTGATTCATGAAATGGTCCGCCGCGATGCGAAAAAAGGTTTGGCAACTTTGTGCATCGGTGGGGGTATGGGCGTGGCACTGTGTGTTGAACGCTAA
- the mscL gene encoding large conductance mechanosensitive channel protein MscL, with translation MFKEFREFAMRGNVIDLAVGVVIGAAFGKIVDSLVKDIIMPPLGFLIGKVDFTNMFVTLVEGTKVAGPYETLKAAQDAGAVTLNFGLFINSMISFTIVAFAIFLVVKAMNKMKREEAPAPVVVETPEEIALLREIRDSLKK, from the coding sequence ATGTTTAAAGAATTTCGCGAATTTGCCATGCGTGGCAATGTGATCGATCTGGCTGTCGGTGTCGTAATCGGCGCGGCGTTTGGCAAGATTGTTGATTCGCTGGTGAAAGACATCATTATGCCGCCGCTGGGTTTTTTGATTGGCAAGGTCGACTTCACCAATATGTTTGTCACTTTGGTCGAAGGCACAAAAGTCGCTGGCCCTTATGAGACACTCAAAGCTGCGCAGGATGCCGGTGCGGTCACGCTCAATTTTGGCCTGTTCATCAACAGCATGATCAGCTTCACAATTGTTGCTTTCGCTATATTCCTAGTGGTCAAAGCGATGAATAAAATGAAGCGCGAAGAAGCGCCAGCGCCTGTCGTGGTTGAAACGCCGGAAGAAATCGCCTTGCTTCGCGAGATCCGTGACTCATTGAAAAAATAA
- the rlmM gene encoding 23S rRNA (cytidine(2498)-2'-O)-methyltransferase RlmM — MSDINTAIPKALLAYCRPGFEPDCAEEIADNALCEGTFERGDGWIVFTPSEKNPKALTSLVNKQLIFPRQTLLVHDRITLVGKDRLTPIVNSLKTIDSAFSDVWLEYPDTNDGKSLSSFCRKFGDYVAKAAAENNWLQPQRVRNRLHLFFPQQNEVFIASRPARDTDWVNGIPRLRMPVDAPSRSTLKLLEAILVLVENPESKLREGMSAVDLGAAPGGWTYQLVSRGLKVFAIDNGPMKGSMDGHHQVKHIRDDGFKFRPKNPVEWLVCDMVEQPIRVAELIAKWVAAGNARRSIFNLKLPMKKRYLEVCKCFGLIESKLEKAGMPCKITAKHLYHDREEITVYLTVAKD, encoded by the coding sequence ATGTCTGACATCAACACCGCCATCCCAAAAGCGCTTCTTGCTTATTGCCGCCCCGGTTTTGAGCCAGACTGCGCCGAAGAAATTGCCGATAACGCCCTGTGTGAAGGCACGTTTGAGCGCGGCGATGGCTGGATTGTCTTCACCCCTAGCGAGAAAAATCCCAAAGCATTAACTAGCCTTGTCAACAAACAGCTGATTTTCCCGCGCCAGACCTTGCTGGTGCACGACCGGATTACGCTGGTCGGCAAAGACCGCCTGACGCCAATTGTGAATTCGCTCAAAACGATAGATTCGGCTTTTAGCGATGTCTGGCTTGAATACCCCGATACCAACGATGGCAAATCGCTGTCCAGCTTTTGCCGTAAATTTGGCGATTATGTCGCCAAAGCCGCCGCTGAAAACAACTGGCTGCAGCCACAGCGGGTCCGTAATCGCCTGCACCTGTTTTTCCCGCAGCAAAATGAAGTCTTTATCGCCTCGCGCCCAGCCCGTGACACGGACTGGGTCAATGGCATTCCGCGCCTGCGCATGCCAGTTGATGCCCCTAGCCGTTCAACGCTCAAATTGCTTGAGGCGATTCTGGTGCTGGTTGAAAACCCGGAAAGCAAATTGCGCGAAGGCATGAGCGCGGTTGATCTGGGTGCTGCACCGGGCGGCTGGACGTATCAGCTGGTGAGTCGTGGACTGAAAGTGTTTGCCATTGATAATGGCCCGATGAAGGGCAGTATGGACGGCCACCATCAGGTGAAACATATTCGCGATGATGGTTTCAAATTCCGCCCTAAAAACCCGGTTGAATGGCTGGTTTGCGATATGGTCGAGCAGCCGATCCGCGTGGCCGAACTGATTGCGAAATGGGTTGCCGCAGGTAATGCGCGCCGCTCGATTTTCAATCTGAAGCTACCGATGAAAAAGCGCTATCTGGAAGTATGCAAATGCTTTGGCCTGATCGAGTCCAAGCTGGAAAAAGCCGGCATGCCATGCAAAATCACCGCCAAGCACCTCTATCACGACCGTGAAGAAATTACCGTTTACTTAACGGTCGCCAAAGACTAA
- a CDS encoding sensor histidine kinase has translation MRRIQTHLNLLFVLILTAALTVSGAISFYRTQQRLEAELADYQQRMQLRMETVVPGVLWNFDDIQLARILDAEMSYVGISAIEIYNGDTFLDGRKRNDEGQIVKISLPQLEKSPTQFSLNYSGAESTKTLGEVRYSTSRKLINQQLKEQVIEKIIEIIILDLLVVLALSGSLQRIVIRPLSLLRDRLNQIAERESSYQDIDLPRNPYQEIDEVSLGYNRIAHRLQDDVSNLSRTEAEMRQAKDDAETALNQLKEAQTNLVQSEKMASLGSLVAGIAHEINTPVGVILTSASVLHDESVKFHQMVETGQIKKSDVVNYSQTAEQSSTLILSNASRAADLIQSFKRVAVDQTSEVKRDFELHAYLNEIMTSLRPLIKHVAVNIEIDCHEEIKMDSFPGAFSQILTNLLNNALLHAFGHLDDGKTRDSNLITIAAHREQDWVILNFSDNGVGVPAAIVDKIFDPFFTTKRANGGSGLGLNIVFNLVTQTLGGTIRVYSQEGLGTRFEMRIPCKIQH, from the coding sequence ATGCGCCGCATCCAAACCCACCTGAATCTGCTATTTGTCCTGATCCTTACCGCAGCTTTGACTGTTTCGGGTGCCATTTCTTTCTACCGAACCCAACAGCGACTGGAAGCCGAACTGGCGGACTACCAGCAACGCATGCAGCTCAGAATGGAAACCGTTGTTCCCGGCGTACTGTGGAATTTTGACGATATCCAGCTGGCACGTATTCTGGATGCCGAAATGAGCTATGTCGGCATTAGCGCGATTGAAATCTACAATGGCGATACCTTTCTTGATGGCCGCAAACGCAATGATGAAGGCCAGATTGTCAAAATCAGCCTGCCCCAGCTGGAAAAAAGCCCGACCCAGTTCAGCCTGAACTACAGCGGGGCGGAAAGCACCAAAACACTGGGTGAAGTCCGCTACTCAACCAGCCGCAAACTCATCAATCAGCAGCTGAAAGAGCAGGTGATCGAGAAGATCATCGAAATCATTATTCTGGATTTGCTGGTGGTACTGGCGCTGTCGGGTTCATTGCAAAGGATTGTGATCCGCCCGCTCTCTTTGCTGCGTGATCGCTTAAACCAGATTGCCGAGCGTGAAAGCAGCTATCAGGACATTGACCTGCCGCGCAACCCCTATCAGGAAATTGACGAAGTTTCACTGGGCTACAACCGTATCGCCCACCGCTTGCAGGACGATGTGTCCAATTTGTCGCGTACCGAAGCCGAAATGCGACAAGCTAAAGACGACGCAGAAACAGCACTCAACCAGCTAAAAGAAGCGCAAACCAATCTGGTGCAATCGGAAAAAATGGCCTCGCTGGGTAGCTTGGTGGCCGGTATTGCGCATGAAATCAACACCCCGGTTGGCGTGATCCTCACCAGTGCGTCCGTTTTGCACGATGAATCGGTTAAATTTCACCAGATGGTTGAAACTGGCCAGATCAAGAAATCCGATGTGGTCAATTACAGCCAGACTGCCGAACAATCTTCCACACTGATTTTAAGCAATGCCTCCCGTGCAGCCGATTTGATCCAGAGCTTCAAGCGCGTGGCGGTCGATCAGACCTCCGAAGTGAAACGTGATTTTGAGCTGCACGCCTATCTGAATGAAATCATGACCAGCTTGCGACCGCTGATCAAGCATGTGGCGGTCAATATCGAAATTGACTGCCATGAAGAAATCAAAATGGACAGTTTTCCCGGCGCTTTTTCGCAGATTCTGACTAATCTGCTTAACAACGCCCTTTTGCACGCCTTTGGCCATCTGGACGATGGTAAAACGCGCGATAGCAATCTGATCACTATCGCGGCTCACCGCGAGCAAGACTGGGTAATTCTGAATTTCAGCGATAACGGCGTAGGCGTTCCGGCGGCGATCGTCGATAAAATTTTCGACCCCTTCTTTACCACCAAGCGCGCCAACGGCGGCAGCGGGCTGGGTCTGAATATTGTATTCAATCTGGTCACCCAAACGCTGGGGGGCACAATCCGGGTGTACTCACAGGAAGGCCTGGGCACCCGCTTTGAGATGCGCATTCCTTGTAAAATCCAGCACTAA
- a CDS encoding energy-coupling factor ABC transporter permease — MNPALYNSTWLLLGWAVMGFALWHALRAENWSRIAPTHVTSWLAACVIILLSWQLRAQIQSGIAFHVLGSTALCLIAGQHRALLGMAAVVLISALFGHLDWTQIGLVWLLKAAVPIWICSLLLAWAQKKLVHNYFVYIFLNSFGAAALGMWVFGLLHCLVLASSGSYEWGFLQEEILPYYFLMGWPEAFATGLNLTLLVVWQPQWVSSFDDRKYLQKHD, encoded by the coding sequence ATGAACCCTGCCCTTTACAATTCGACATGGTTGCTACTGGGCTGGGCTGTAATGGGCTTTGCCCTGTGGCATGCGCTACGCGCAGAAAACTGGTCGCGCATTGCGCCGACCCATGTGACGAGCTGGCTGGCCGCCTGTGTGATCATCCTGCTGAGCTGGCAATTGCGGGCGCAAATCCAGTCCGGCATTGCGTTTCATGTACTGGGCAGCACGGCGCTATGCTTGATCGCCGGCCAGCATCGCGCGCTACTGGGCATGGCGGCGGTGGTGCTGATTTCAGCGCTGTTTGGCCATCTGGACTGGACGCAGATCGGCCTGGTATGGCTACTTAAAGCCGCCGTCCCCATCTGGATATGCAGCCTGCTGCTGGCCTGGGCGCAGAAAAAACTGGTTCATAATTATTTCGTTTATATTTTTCTGAATAGTTTTGGCGCTGCCGCGCTCGGCATGTGGGTGTTCGGTCTGCTGCATTGCCTGGTTCTGGCCAGCTCGGGCAGCTATGAATGGGGCTTTTTGCAGGAAGAAATCCTGCCGTATTATTTCCTGATGGGCTGGCCCGAAGCCTTTGCCACCGGGCTCAATCTCACCTTGCTGGTGGTATGGCAACCGCAGTGGGTGTCCAGTTTTGATGACCGAAAATACCTGCAAAAACACGATTAA
- a CDS encoding alpha/beta hydrolase yields MTSTNIPRKAATFDLIEIDGPAGKLECLRLDSAWSETVGIALIAHPNPTEGGTFNNKIVHTLAKTLSRLGYVCFCPNLRGVGKSEGEHSRGELEPDDMAAVLAYARSQFPAINRLTLAGFSFGTLVQSRLRERLGEHEVEGMILVGPAVSRYDFPTVPKGTLVIHGEEDEVISLQAVLDWARPQQLPVLVVPGVGHFFHGRLTQLAELVDKAWRF; encoded by the coding sequence ATGACTTCTACGAATATACCCCGCAAAGCAGCTACTTTTGATTTAATCGAAATCGACGGCCCGGCTGGCAAGCTCGAATGCCTGCGGCTGGATTCGGCGTGGTCGGAAACTGTTGGCATTGCGCTGATTGCGCACCCGAACCCGACAGAGGGTGGCACGTTCAATAACAAGATCGTGCATACGCTGGCGAAAACTTTGTCGCGGCTTGGTTATGTGTGCTTCTGCCCGAATCTGCGCGGTGTCGGCAAATCGGAAGGCGAACACAGCCGGGGCGAGCTTGAGCCCGACGATATGGCCGCCGTACTCGCCTACGCACGCAGCCAGTTTCCGGCCATCAACCGGCTGACGCTGGCCGGGTTTTCTTTTGGCACGCTGGTGCAAAGCCGCCTGCGCGAGCGGCTGGGCGAGCATGAAGTCGAAGGCATGATTCTGGTTGGCCCAGCCGTCAGCCGCTACGATTTCCCAACCGTTCCCAAAGGCACGCTGGTGATCCATGGCGAAGAAGATGAAGTAATCAGCCTGCAGGCAGTGCTCGACTGGGCGCGGCCGCAGCAATTGCCAGTGCTCGTCGTTCCCGGCGTTGGGCATTTTTTCCACGGCAGACTCACGCAACTGGCCGAGCTAGTCGATAAAGCCTGGCGTTTCTAA
- a CDS encoding (2Fe-2S) ferredoxin domain-containing protein: MSFYQHHVFFCLNQREPGERQSCNSCGADTLWAYAKERVKALGLNGTGKVRINKAGCLERCEEGPVIVIYPEETWYTYIDKDDIDEIINEHLVHGRVVERLKI, from the coding sequence ATGAGCTTTTATCAACATCATGTATTTTTCTGCTTAAATCAGCGCGAGCCCGGCGAGCGCCAGAGCTGCAATAGCTGCGGTGCCGATACGCTGTGGGCGTACGCCAAAGAGCGCGTCAAAGCGCTGGGATTGAACGGTACGGGCAAAGTGCGGATCAATAAAGCGGGCTGTCTGGAACGCTGCGAAGAAGGCCCGGTGATCGTGATTTACCCGGAAGAAACCTGGTACACCTACATCGACAAAGATGACATCGACGAAATTATCAACGAGCATCTCGTGCATGGTCGCGTCGTTGAGCGCCTGAAAATCTGA
- a CDS encoding WbuC family cupin fold metalloprotein: protein MPDYSLIDHQLLNDLLLEAADNPRLRKNRNFHANDQSACHRLANALQPGTYVQPHRHLDDQKAESMVMLSGELGVLLFDDMGQVVATHRLQAAGEVIGINIEARTYHAVVALSPCVFFESKAGPYIPVAPEELASWAPAAGNAKAADYLAWMVSLFQ, encoded by the coding sequence ATGCCCGATTACAGCCTGATCGATCATCAACTGCTGAACGATCTACTGCTTGAAGCGGCCGACAACCCGCGTTTGCGCAAAAATCGCAATTTTCATGCAAACGATCAATCGGCGTGCCATCGTCTGGCCAATGCCTTGCAGCCGGGTACCTATGTGCAGCCGCATCGGCATCTGGATGACCAAAAAGCCGAAAGCATGGTGATGCTCAGTGGCGAGCTGGGGGTTTTATTGTTTGACGATATGGGCCAGGTTGTTGCCACGCACCGATTGCAGGCTGCTGGTGAAGTGATCGGTATTAATATCGAAGCGCGTACTTATCATGCGGTTGTCGCCTTAAGCCCCTGCGTGTTTTTTGAAAGCAAGGCCGGGCCATATATTCCGGTGGCGCCCGAAGAATTGGCCAGCTGGGCTCCGGCAGCGGGCAATGCGAAAGCTGCGGATTATCTGGCGTGGATGGTGTCACTTTTTCAGTGA
- a CDS encoding acylphosphatase, whose protein sequence is MAALANHFFISGVVQGVGFRWATCQLAEELHLAGFVRNRLDGRVEIWAEGDSADLAELAHWLENGPDGAHVDAVSKQKVEFKGYNGFHEMMTI, encoded by the coding sequence ATGGCGGCCCTGGCAAATCATTTTTTTATCTCGGGCGTGGTGCAAGGCGTGGGCTTTCGCTGGGCGACCTGTCAGCTTGCGGAAGAACTCCATCTGGCGGGCTTCGTGCGCAACCGCCTCGATGGCCGCGTTGAAATCTGGGCCGAAGGCGATTCAGCCGATTTGGCCGAGCTGGCGCACTGGCTGGAAAACGGCCCCGATGGCGCGCATGTTGATGCGGTAAGCAAGCAAAAAGTCGAGTTCAAGGGTTATAACGGCTTTCATGAGATGATGACGATCTAG